In Natronomonas halophila, one DNA window encodes the following:
- a CDS encoding dihydroneopterin aldolase family protein has translation MDPTTPQEACFEAGIKFGTLYHQFAGTPVSPESSDSLARAMEEAIENQPFCETVTVEILDEELADELADQSADYTELTGRFMEVEIVIDYEDTRVVAAMEMEGDYPRMRVDSVRSP, from the coding sequence ATGGACCCCACGACGCCACAGGAGGCCTGCTTCGAGGCCGGCATCAAGTTCGGCACGCTCTACCACCAGTTCGCCGGCACGCCCGTCTCACCCGAGAGCAGCGACAGCCTCGCACGCGCGATGGAGGAAGCAATCGAGAACCAGCCGTTCTGCGAGACCGTCACCGTCGAGATACTCGACGAGGAACTCGCCGACGAACTGGCCGACCAGTCGGCCGACTACACCGAACTCACGGGCCGGTTCATGGAGGTCGAAATCGTCATCGACTACGAGGACACTCGCGTCGTCGCTGCGATGGAGATGGAGGGCGATTACCCCCGGATGCGGGTCGACTCCGTTCGAAGCCCGTAA
- a CDS encoding aconitate hydratase, producing the protein MGQTLTEKILGDHLVEGELETGEEIGIEIDQVLTQDTTGTLVWLQFEALGLDEVQTELAAQYCDHQTYQFDFKNTDDHRFLRSAAGKFGAYYSRPGNGICHNVHKENFAAPGKTLLGSDSHTPTPGGLGQLAIGSGGLDVAVAMGGGAYYIEMPEVVNVRLEGELPEWATAKDVILHLLDELSVKGGVGKILEYTGPGVETLTVPERTTITNMGTELGATSSIFPTDEKTKDWLSRIGREDEYVDIGPDEDADYDDQIVVDLSDLEPLIACPSMPDKVVPVSEVAGEDVEQVIIGSCTNGAYEDILPGAKMLEGRTTDRKTEMIVAPGSKQASEMLAREGWTAEMMAAGVNFSEATCGACIGIGHVPASDSVSLRTFNRNFEGRSGIEDDNVYLCSPEVATAAAIKGEIVDPRDLADELGDLEAPEFEMGDKYGDGMAQDDPDLIAPDEAVDDELIKGPNIGDVPLKDELDDELEGPALLKMEDNITTDHIIPATQDILMYRSNIPKLSEFTLSRVDDSFAQRALDSDGGFLVAGENYGQGSSREHAALCPMYLGVEGVLAQSFARIHKANLFNFGLLPLEIDEEDYEKIEQGDDIEVVDDVAEAVREGQEEFTVRVNDEWELTATLDASERERRILADGGKLSHVKKQHEEEGSGAAPADD; encoded by the coding sequence ATGGGACAGACGCTTACGGAAAAAATCCTCGGCGACCACCTTGTCGAGGGCGAACTCGAGACCGGTGAAGAAATCGGTATCGAGATCGACCAGGTACTTACACAGGACACGACGGGGACGCTCGTTTGGCTGCAGTTCGAGGCCCTCGGCCTCGACGAAGTGCAGACGGAACTCGCCGCGCAGTACTGCGACCACCAGACGTATCAGTTCGACTTCAAGAACACGGACGACCACCGCTTCCTGCGCTCGGCGGCCGGCAAGTTCGGCGCCTACTACAGCCGACCCGGCAACGGCATCTGCCACAACGTCCACAAGGAGAACTTCGCCGCGCCCGGCAAGACGCTCCTCGGTTCGGACAGCCACACGCCGACCCCCGGTGGCCTCGGCCAGCTCGCTATCGGTTCCGGTGGCCTCGACGTGGCCGTCGCCATGGGTGGCGGCGCCTACTACATCGAGATGCCGGAAGTCGTGAACGTCCGCCTCGAAGGCGAACTCCCCGAGTGGGCGACCGCCAAGGACGTCATCCTGCACCTGCTCGACGAACTGTCCGTCAAGGGCGGCGTCGGCAAAATCCTCGAATACACCGGCCCCGGTGTCGAGACGCTGACCGTCCCCGAGCGGACGACCATCACCAACATGGGTACGGAACTGGGCGCCACGTCCTCCATCTTCCCGACCGACGAGAAGACCAAGGACTGGCTCTCCCGGATCGGCCGCGAGGACGAGTACGTCGACATCGGCCCCGACGAGGACGCCGACTACGACGACCAGATCGTCGTCGACCTCTCGGACCTCGAACCGCTCATCGCCTGCCCGTCGATGCCCGACAAAGTCGTGCCCGTCAGCGAGGTCGCTGGCGAGGACGTCGAGCAGGTCATCATCGGTTCCTGTACGAACGGCGCCTACGAGGACATCCTCCCCGGCGCGAAGATGCTCGAAGGCCGCACCACCGACCGGAAGACCGAGATGATCGTCGCCCCCGGTTCGAAGCAGGCCTCCGAGATGCTCGCCCGTGAGGGCTGGACCGCCGAGATGATGGCGGCCGGCGTCAACTTCTCCGAGGCGACGTGTGGTGCCTGTATCGGCATCGGTCACGTCCCCGCCTCCGACTCCGTCTCCCTGCGGACCTTCAACCGCAACTTCGAGGGTCGATCCGGTATCGAGGACGACAACGTCTACCTCTGTTCGCCCGAGGTCGCCACCGCGGCGGCCATCAAAGGCGAAATCGTCGACCCCCGAGACCTCGCCGACGAACTCGGCGACCTCGAGGCGCCCGAATTCGAGATGGGCGACAAGTACGGCGACGGCATGGCGCAGGACGACCCGGACCTCATCGCGCCCGACGAGGCCGTCGACGACGAACTCATCAAGGGCCCGAACATCGGCGACGTCCCGCTGAAGGACGAACTCGATGACGAGCTCGAAGGTCCCGCCCTCCTCAAGATGGAGGACAACATCACGACCGACCACATCATCCCTGCGACGCAGGACATCCTGATGTACCGGTCGAACATCCCGAAGCTCTCGGAGTTCACTCTCTCGCGTGTCGACGACTCCTTCGCACAGCGCGCACTCGACAGCGACGGTGGCTTCCTCGTTGCCGGCGAGAACTACGGACAGGGCTCCTCGCGTGAGCACGCGGCCCTCTGTCCGATGTACCTCGGCGTCGAGGGCGTCCTCGCACAGAGCTTCGCCCGCATCCACAAGGCGAACCTCTTCAACTTCGGTCTCCTCCCGCTGGAGATCGACGAGGAGGACTACGAGAAGATCGAGCAGGGCGACGACATCGAAGTCGTCGACGACGTCGCCGAGGCCGTCCGCGAAGGTCAGGAAGAGTTCACCGTCCGCGTCAACGACGAGTGGGAACTCACCGCCACGCTGGACGCCTCCGAGCGCGAACGCCGTATCCTCGCCGACGGTGGGAAGCTCTCCCACGTCAAGAAGCAGCACGAGGAAGAAGGCAGCGGCGCGGCGCCGGCTGACGACTAA
- a CDS encoding PGF-CTERM sorting domain-containing protein, whose amino-acid sequence MDERRRISATRVVTLAFFSLAATAVLFGALAGPAAAAHDSPGNYSVVLPEESDHLPGDQNPANASIQHFAETGSSFDGKPADRLEVMKWLVISSDEVDFSGCTSSDTNALGIDRGSNNSGTQNDDSILQNMLDSGFQEDKIWVEFNGEDDFGETVSISREDSIIAVQSDCYTMPSDPGWYQISGKINGTGPDGNFFEVTLDSHYFAVCEGCHDEATAQEKLGPRPGEGSTNDETPTATATATATPTPTATATEAVATETPSSTEAATETATAAPEATETPTRTATATEAADGNGDDGLAATPTPGEGPGFGAVAALVALLSGAALVRRRR is encoded by the coding sequence ATGGACGAACGAAGACGCATATCGGCGACGAGGGTCGTGACGCTGGCTTTCTTTTCGCTGGCGGCGACCGCCGTCCTGTTCGGCGCGCTGGCTGGCCCGGCCGCCGCAGCACACGATAGCCCCGGCAACTACAGCGTCGTGCTCCCGGAGGAATCCGACCACCTGCCCGGTGACCAAAACCCCGCGAACGCGAGCATCCAGCACTTCGCGGAGACGGGGTCCAGTTTCGACGGCAAGCCCGCCGACCGCCTCGAAGTGATGAAATGGCTCGTCATTTCGAGCGACGAAGTCGACTTCAGCGGGTGTACCTCCAGCGACACCAACGCTCTCGGTATCGACCGCGGGAGCAACAACTCCGGAACCCAAAACGACGACAGCATCCTACAGAACATGCTGGATTCCGGCTTCCAGGAGGACAAGATCTGGGTCGAGTTCAACGGCGAGGACGACTTCGGCGAGACCGTCTCCATCTCGCGTGAGGACTCCATCATCGCCGTCCAGAGCGACTGTTATACGATGCCCAGCGACCCCGGTTGGTACCAAATCAGCGGGAAAATCAACGGGACCGGCCCCGACGGAAACTTCTTCGAGGTGACGCTGGATTCCCACTACTTCGCCGTCTGTGAGGGCTGCCACGACGAGGCGACCGCCCAGGAGAAACTCGGCCCCCGTCCCGGCGAAGGCTCGACGAACGACGAGACGCCGACGGCGACCGCAACGGCGACCGCAACCCCGACGCCGACCGCAACGGCGACCGAAGCCGTCGCGACCGAAACACCGTCATCCACCGAAGCGGCGACCGAAACCGCGACCGCGGCGCCCGAGGCCACCGAAACCCCCACTCGGACTGCGACGGCGACCGAGGCCGCAGATGGGAACGGCGATGATGGCCTCGCAGCCACGCCAACCCCGGGTGAAGGACCTGGATTCGGCGCCGTGGCCGCACTCGTTGCGCTGCTCTCCGGCGCAGCGCTCGTTCGACGTCGTCGATAG
- a CDS encoding DUF7544 domain-containing protein, with translation MALHPVDVISDAITATRRYRPRGAFEWLWVIFVTVFAGSPMLGLPTGGQGSGGTQQLSPEARAQLQEALPAGIAEVLLALAIAFATLWALVLILGAVLEFPFLRWLRTGETAIRDEIREHWRQALGLAAFRLVIGSLSFLLLGGLVVSQAGTDGTVFDYLMALNDTAVIVGLLGFPTSLVLAFTTGFVVPTMLLEDSGVIGGWRRFWRSLVDAPKQFAAYTVAALVIGTVGGILVFLATLLVTLPALIVGGVLAFLVSLVLSSTAAVAVVATISGIATTAALLAALAIFQVFARFYALLVLGAVDDDLDFIPERRRELRSGEDATTGEDGPDSQFSA, from the coding sequence ATGGCCCTCCACCCGGTAGACGTAATCAGCGACGCAATCACTGCAACGAGACGGTATCGACCACGCGGTGCGTTCGAGTGGCTCTGGGTAATCTTCGTCACGGTTTTCGCCGGGAGCCCCATGCTCGGCCTACCGACTGGCGGGCAGGGAAGTGGTGGCACCCAGCAGCTATCGCCGGAGGCCCGCGCCCAACTGCAGGAGGCACTCCCCGCCGGCATCGCCGAGGTCCTTCTCGCACTCGCCATCGCATTCGCGACCCTGTGGGCGCTGGTACTCATCCTCGGAGCAGTGCTGGAGTTTCCGTTCCTGCGCTGGCTCAGAACCGGCGAGACGGCGATTCGAGACGAAATCAGGGAACACTGGAGGCAGGCCCTCGGCCTCGCGGCCTTTCGGCTCGTCATCGGAAGCCTCAGTTTCCTGCTGCTCGGCGGCCTCGTCGTCTCGCAGGCCGGCACCGATGGGACCGTCTTCGACTACCTGATGGCCCTGAACGACACCGCCGTCATCGTTGGCCTCCTCGGGTTCCCGACTAGCCTGGTCCTCGCGTTTACCACCGGCTTCGTCGTCCCGACGATGCTGCTCGAAGACAGCGGCGTCATCGGCGGATGGCGGCGCTTCTGGAGAAGCCTCGTGGACGCCCCGAAGCAGTTCGCTGCCTACACCGTCGCCGCCCTCGTCATCGGCACCGTCGGCGGGATTCTCGTCTTCCTCGCCACACTGCTGGTCACACTCCCCGCGCTCATCGTTGGCGGCGTACTCGCCTTCCTCGTGAGCCTCGTGCTGTCGTCGACGGCCGCCGTCGCCGTCGTCGCCACTATCAGCGGCATCGCGACCACGGCCGCGCTGCTGGCGGCTCTGGCCATCTTCCAGGTCTTCGCCCGGTTTTACGCGCTGTTGGTTCTGGGTGCCGTCGACGACGACCTCGATTTCATTCCGGAGCGACGCCGGGAACTTCGCAGCGGCGAGGACGCCACCACCGGTGAGGACGGCCCCGACTCGCAGTTTTCCGCCTGA
- a CDS encoding DUF5790 family protein, protein MSQATLDDDELFDEAASEMREDVEASLAEAKAALPDADAVWDVDADNTLGVLNALKGALDTGDAEDHLRDAKKWFAMGKKADAFEDADDLEAEIAELEELFDDIVEAHEQVGELTATIPELRGALEDAAEESEDADEDDE, encoded by the coding sequence ATGAGTCAGGCGACGCTCGACGACGACGAACTGTTCGACGAGGCCGCAAGCGAGATGCGCGAGGACGTGGAGGCCAGCCTCGCCGAGGCGAAAGCCGCCCTTCCCGATGCCGACGCCGTCTGGGACGTCGACGCCGACAACACCCTCGGCGTGCTCAACGCCCTGAAGGGCGCGCTGGACACCGGCGACGCCGAAGACCACCTCCGGGACGCCAAGAAGTGGTTCGCGATGGGCAAGAAGGCCGATGCCTTCGAGGACGCCGACGACCTCGAAGCCGAAATCGCCGAACTGGAGGAGCTGTTCGACGACATCGTCGAGGCCCACGAACAGGTGGGCGAACTCACCGCGACGATTCCGGAACTCCGCGGCGCGCTCGAAGACGCCGCCGAGGAAAGCGAAGACGCCGACGAAGACGACGAGTAA
- a CDS encoding PGF-CTERM sorting domain-containing protein, with product MRTDHSITGWPRAATAGLVIAVVAVALLAAVAATPAAANHGTDSGNYTVVLPHDSDHLPGNQNEANASIRNFSTAGDRFDEEGAPEGFETFDYLEVRNEAIDWSNCGSANTAVFGLDRGNNNSGTKTDTDLLEHMKNSNFHEDGIDVTFYNESDFGGNPTYLNPDDQIISVQGAGSSGGPCFTMPSDPGWYQIKGMVRGTTADGETLKVQANSHYFPICEGCHDNETAYEKLGPPPSQRSGSQETPTPTPTPTPTATATATPTPTPDDGGSGGEGANDDTPTSTPTPTPTLTPADGDTGSSGGNDGGSNDGGSDSDSDDGVTGDDAGSDKIQGTPTPGAGPGFGAALALVTLLGSALLVRRRG from the coding sequence ATGAGAACGGACCACTCGATTACCGGTTGGCCGCGGGCCGCCACCGCCGGTCTCGTGATAGCGGTCGTCGCGGTCGCCTTGCTTGCGGCGGTGGCAGCCACGCCCGCCGCGGCGAATCACGGGACCGACTCCGGAAACTACACCGTCGTGCTCCCGCACGACAGCGACCACCTGCCGGGCAACCAGAACGAAGCGAACGCCAGCATTCGGAACTTCTCGACTGCCGGCGACCGCTTCGACGAGGAAGGCGCCCCGGAAGGCTTCGAGACGTTCGATTACCTCGAAGTCAGAAACGAGGCGATAGACTGGTCGAACTGTGGTAGCGCGAACACGGCCGTCTTCGGCCTCGACCGCGGCAACAACAACAGCGGCACCAAGACCGATACCGACCTCCTCGAACACATGAAGAACTCCAACTTCCACGAGGACGGTATCGACGTCACCTTCTACAACGAAAGCGACTTCGGTGGCAACCCGACCTACCTCAACCCCGACGACCAGATAATCTCGGTTCAGGGTGCCGGCTCCTCCGGCGGCCCCTGCTTTACGATGCCCAGCGACCCCGGCTGGTATCAGATCAAGGGGATGGTCAGGGGAACGACCGCGGACGGCGAAACCCTCAAGGTGCAGGCGAACTCCCACTACTTCCCCATCTGCGAGGGCTGTCACGACAACGAGACCGCCTACGAAAAACTCGGCCCGCCGCCGAGCCAGCGAAGCGGGAGCCAGGAGACGCCGACGCCAACGCCGACCCCGACACCGACCGCGACCGCAACCGCGACACCGACGCCGACACCCGATGACGGCGGCAGCGGCGGCGAGGGAGCCAACGATGACACGCCGACATCGACGCCAACCCCGACGCCAACGCTAACACCCGCGGACGGCGATACCGGGAGTTCCGGCGGAAATGACGGAGGAAGCAACGACGGTGGAAGCGATAGCGATAGCGACGATGGTGTTACCGGTGACGATGCCGGTTCCGACAAGATTCAGGGCACGCCGACACCCGGTGCCGGCCCCGGGTTCGGGGCGGCACTCGCACTCGTCACACTCCTCGGGAGCGCGCTGCTCGTCCGTCGACGAGGCTAA
- a CDS encoding translation initiation factor IF-2 subunit beta — protein sequence MEYEASLDRALEAVPDIGSGGDRLSVPDSAAQEDGAFTRFNNLDDVADALNRATDHVHRFLQQSLATSGKLEAGVGRYNGNFQERDFDAAIEEYTAEYVRCSECGLPDTRLVQESGTMMLRCDACGAFRPVEKSRSKTTTSTQKDDVETGETYTVKVTDTGRKGDGVAHRGDYTIFVPGASEGDVVDIYIKNISGNLAFSRLA from the coding sequence ATGGAATACGAAGCCAGCCTCGACCGAGCGCTGGAGGCCGTCCCCGACATCGGGTCGGGCGGCGACCGGCTTTCGGTCCCCGATTCTGCCGCCCAGGAGGACGGCGCGTTCACGCGGTTCAACAACCTCGACGACGTCGCGGACGCCCTCAACCGGGCGACCGACCACGTCCACCGGTTCCTCCAGCAGTCGCTTGCGACCTCCGGCAAACTCGAAGCCGGCGTCGGCCGCTACAACGGGAACTTCCAGGAGCGGGATTTCGACGCGGCCATCGAGGAGTACACCGCCGAGTACGTCCGCTGTTCGGAATGTGGCCTTCCCGACACGCGACTCGTTCAGGAATCCGGGACGATGATGCTGCGCTGTGACGCCTGTGGTGCGTTCCGCCCGGTCGAGAAGAGTCGCTCGAAGACGACGACATCGACCCAGAAGGACGACGTCGAAACCGGCGAGACCTACACGGTCAAGGTGACCGACACAGGCCGGAAGGGCGACGGCGTCGCCCACCGCGGTGATTACACCATCTTCGTCCCCGGCGCAAGCGAGGGCGACGTGGTCGACATCTACATCAAGAACATCAGCGGGAACCTCGCGTTCTCGCGTCTCGCCTAA
- a CDS encoding 50S ribosomal protein L16, with protein MSDKPASMYRELDKPSYTRREYITGIPGSKVAQYKMGRIDADPEDYQVQISLIVDEEVQIRHGSLEASRLSANRRMLKELGEEGDYKMILRKFPHQVLRENKQATGAGADRVSDGMRQAFGKIVGTAARIQKGERLFTVWCNPEDADVAKDAFRRAYNKITPPCTIKVERGEELLIA; from the coding sequence ATGAGTGACAAGCCCGCCTCTATGTATCGGGAGCTGGACAAGCCCTCGTACACGCGACGGGAGTACATCACGGGGATTCCCGGCTCGAAGGTCGCCCAGTACAAGATGGGCCGCATCGACGCCGACCCCGAGGATTATCAGGTGCAGATCAGCCTCATCGTTGACGAGGAGGTCCAGATTCGCCACGGCTCGCTCGAGGCTTCGCGCCTCTCGGCGAACCGCCGTATGCTCAAGGAACTCGGCGAAGAGGGCGACTACAAGATGATTCTCCGGAAGTTCCCCCACCAGGTCCTCCGTGAGAACAAGCAGGCAACCGGTGCGGGTGCGGACCGTGTTTCCGACGGGATGCGACAGGCCTTCGGGAAAATCGTCGGCACCGCCGCCCGGATTCAGAAGGGCGAGCGTCTCTTCACCGTCTGGTGTAACCCCGAGGACGCCGACGTCGCGAAGGACGCCTTCCGCCGTGCGTACAACAAGATCACCCCGCCGTGTACCATCAAGGTCGAACGCGGCGAGGAACTGCTGATCGCGTAA
- a CDS encoding PGF-CTERM sorting domain-containing protein, with product MRRPHLTGAATVALLLLVGIVAFGAVTPAAASHVEDGANYTVILPEKSDHLPGDQNQGNASIIHSAAGGDAFSDTAPNGFETFDRLEIRSEAVDFSGCDSPNTAVFGIDRGNNNSGTQTDTDLLNHMKQSNFRENSLEVVFYSESDFGGNPTYLNPEDAILAVQGAGSSGGPCYTMPSDPGWYQITGTLEGTTEDGESVTINAVSHYFAICEGCHDEATAREKLGPRPSSESSADPATATPTPTPTATATATPTPDGNEATETEAATATATAAPTATAEPTEDNSDTNDGGGPTDGGTNGGADTQDDNDDGIQRTPTPGEGPGFGAVVGLLALLASGLLARHR from the coding sequence ATGCGACGACCACATCTAACCGGCGCCGCAACGGTAGCGCTCCTGCTGCTCGTCGGCATCGTGGCCTTCGGCGCGGTGACGCCCGCCGCCGCGAGCCACGTCGAGGACGGCGCCAACTACACCGTTATCCTGCCCGAAAAGTCCGACCACCTCCCCGGTGACCAAAACCAGGGGAACGCCAGCATCATCCACAGCGCCGCCGGTGGTGACGCCTTTAGCGACACCGCTCCGAACGGCTTCGAGACGTTCGACCGCCTGGAAATCCGAAGCGAGGCGGTCGATTTCTCCGGCTGTGACAGCCCGAACACGGCCGTCTTCGGAATCGACCGCGGGAACAACAACTCCGGTACCCAAACGGACACCGACCTCCTCAATCACATGAAACAATCGAACTTCCGGGAAAACAGCCTCGAAGTCGTCTTCTACAGCGAAAGCGACTTCGGCGGCAATCCCACCTATCTCAACCCCGAGGACGCCATCCTCGCGGTTCAGGGTGCCGGCTCCTCCGGCGGCCCCTGCTATACGATGCCCAGCGACCCCGGCTGGTATCAGATTACCGGCACCCTCGAAGGCACCACCGAGGACGGCGAATCGGTAACCATCAACGCGGTATCTCACTACTTCGCCATCTGCGAGGGCTGCCACGACGAGGCGACCGCACGCGAAAAGCTCGGTCCCCGACCCTCCTCGGAGTCGAGCGCGGACCCGGCGACGGCAACGCCGACACCCACGCCGACAGCCACGGCGACTGCAACCCCGACGCCCGATGGTAACGAAGCGACCGAGACCGAAGCGGCGACGGCCACTGCGACCGCCGCGCCGACCGCGACCGCCGAACCGACCGAGGACAACTCCGACACTAACGACGGCGGGGGTCCGACCGACGGCGGAACCAACGGCGGCGCCGACACACAGGACGACAACGACGACGGTATTCAGCGGACGCCCACGCCCGGCGAGGGTCCCGGATTCGGAGCAGTCGTCGGCCTGCTGGCCCTGCTGGCCAGTGGCCTGCTGGCCCGTCACCGATAG
- a CDS encoding PGF-CTERM sorting domain-containing protein translates to MRRAKQLSVTLLTTLLATSLVAGGVAFGVSPVAAYHPSDAEDFTDESNFTVVLPHQSDHYPGNQNKQNASIRYNVVGAEAFQEQGAQDGLYLDWVIVHAEYEGVEWIDYSACSTDNTAAFGFDRGNNKSGYKYDEDLVSKQKKVEFKKGGIVINFYNWGDFAGDPPIMLPQDAIVAQQGAGSAAGPCLTMTEKPGWYQVTGFANGTVNDNARDEQPSDSAEYIDLQLRSTYVYVCECDSEQEAREQLGPPPNEGGPTTPTSTPTPAPTTETPAQTATPEENTPQQTATPASTEPPQTETPASTEPPQTQAPVNTEPPQTEPSGASGSGGPNQLTPTPGEGPGFGAVAALAALLASGLIALRRR, encoded by the coding sequence ATGCGTAGAGCCAAGCAACTGAGCGTAACCCTGCTGACGACCCTATTGGCGACATCGCTTGTCGCCGGCGGCGTCGCTTTCGGCGTGTCGCCGGTCGCGGCCTACCATCCGAGCGACGCCGAGGACTTCACCGACGAGTCCAACTTCACGGTCGTACTGCCCCACCAGTCCGACCACTATCCGGGGAATCAGAACAAGCAGAACGCAAGCATCCGGTACAACGTCGTCGGTGCGGAGGCATTCCAAGAGCAGGGCGCCCAGGACGGCCTCTACCTCGACTGGGTCATCGTCCACGCCGAGTACGAGGGCGTCGAATGGATCGACTACTCCGCCTGTAGCACGGACAACACCGCGGCGTTCGGCTTCGACCGCGGGAACAACAAATCGGGCTACAAGTACGACGAGGACCTCGTCTCGAAGCAAAAGAAGGTCGAGTTCAAGAAGGGCGGCATCGTCATCAACTTCTACAACTGGGGCGACTTCGCCGGCGATCCGCCGATAATGCTCCCTCAAGACGCCATCGTGGCCCAGCAGGGTGCCGGTTCCGCCGCAGGCCCCTGTCTGACGATGACCGAAAAGCCCGGCTGGTATCAGGTCACCGGCTTCGCGAACGGGACGGTCAACGACAACGCTCGCGACGAACAGCCCTCCGATAGCGCCGAATACATCGATCTTCAGTTGCGTTCGACCTACGTCTACGTCTGTGAGTGCGACAGCGAACAGGAGGCCCGCGAACAACTCGGCCCGCCGCCGAATGAGGGCGGACCGACGACGCCGACCTCGACCCCGACGCCCGCACCGACGACGGAGACCCCTGCTCAGACCGCGACGCCGGAAGAGAACACCCCCCAGCAGACGGCCACGCCAGCGAGCACCGAGCCGCCACAGACCGAGACACCGGCGAGTACGGAACCACCGCAAACCCAGGCACCGGTTAACACCGAACCGCCACAGACGGAGCCGTCGGGGGCATCCGGCAGCGGAGGTCCCAATCAGCTGACCCCGACGCCGGGTGAGGGCCCCGGCTTCGGTGCCGTCGCCGCGCTGGCCGCGCTGCTCGCGAGCGGCCTCATCGCGCTCCGCCGCCGGTAG
- a CDS encoding creatininase family protein — protein sequence MHLAESSWTDIRDADADLAVLPVGSTEQHGPHAPLGVDFMTAEAIAEEGAKRYSEEAPNEAVVAPTIPVGIAEEHRDFEGTLWVSEDTFRSYVRETIESLAHHGLDRVVVVNGHGGNVDALRELCGRVTRDETAYAVPFTWFDAVATEEMGHGGPAETSFMRYLRPELVHEDRTEAAAEDGADSWGEWLHGTNLTYDSAEFTDSGAVGDPRNGDAELGEELFEESADALADLLDAVETRARPN from the coding sequence ATGCACCTCGCCGAATCCTCGTGGACGGATATCCGCGATGCCGATGCCGACCTCGCGGTCCTCCCTGTCGGCAGCACCGAACAGCACGGCCCCCACGCACCGCTCGGCGTCGATTTCATGACCGCCGAAGCCATCGCCGAGGAGGGTGCGAAACGCTACTCCGAGGAGGCCCCGAACGAGGCGGTCGTCGCCCCGACGATTCCGGTCGGTATCGCCGAGGAACACCGCGACTTCGAGGGGACGCTGTGGGTCTCCGAGGACACTTTCCGCTCGTACGTCCGGGAGACGATCGAGAGCCTCGCCCATCACGGCCTCGACCGGGTCGTCGTCGTCAACGGCCACGGTGGCAACGTCGATGCCCTCCGTGAACTCTGTGGGCGGGTGACCCGCGACGAAACCGCCTACGCGGTACCTTTCACGTGGTTCGACGCGGTCGCGACCGAGGAGATGGGCCACGGCGGCCCCGCCGAAACCTCCTTCATGCGGTATCTCCGTCCCGAACTGGTCCACGAGGACCGAACCGAAGCGGCTGCTGAGGACGGTGCCGACTCGTGGGGCGAGTGGCTCCACGGGACGAACCTGACCTACGACTCCGCGGAGTTCACCGACAGCGGCGCGGTCGGGGACCCGCGGAACGGGGACGCGGAACTCGGCGAGGAACTGTTCGAGGAATCGGCCGACGCGCTGGCGGACCTGCTGGATGCGGTCGAAACGCGAGCGCGGCCGAACTGA